The proteins below are encoded in one region of Sphingobium yanoikuyae:
- a CDS encoding two-component system sensor histidine kinase NtrB — protein sequence MTMPLPSLPPLQMQQDGPSLSELMTALPVATLVVRPDNGIADANARAETLLNMARSAIIGSDVARTVRIAEAGARFDIWHSNKPIAAYDIKVHAGRTAEMEVDLMISPIVDHDGWRVVSIHAQGQARKIGHRGTAGGARSAVGAAAILAHEIKNPLSGIRGAAQLLETSNGGSDAALTQLICNEVDRIAALIDRMQDFTTDRTLECGPGNIYPLIDRASHIAAAGFAKNVKIIKRYDPSLPFAIINDDALVQVMINLLKNAAEALEHVEHPCIRVETAFRHGMSVLVGDRKGSAVLPIEIVVIDNGPGVPEHILDHLFNPFITGKRDGQGLGLALVDKLVRDMSGFVQYSRDQEAGESTFRILLPMGMG from the coding sequence ATGACCATGCCATTGCCGTCCCTCCCGCCGCTTCAGATGCAGCAGGATGGACCATCCTTGTCGGAACTGATGACGGCGCTTCCGGTCGCGACCTTGGTAGTACGGCCGGATAATGGCATTGCCGACGCCAATGCGCGGGCGGAAACCCTGCTCAACATGGCGCGGTCGGCGATCATCGGCAGCGACGTGGCGCGCACGGTGCGGATTGCCGAGGCCGGCGCGCGGTTCGATATCTGGCACAGCAACAAGCCGATCGCCGCCTATGACATCAAGGTCCATGCCGGGCGCACCGCCGAGATGGAAGTGGATCTGATGATTTCCCCCATCGTCGATCATGATGGCTGGCGGGTCGTGTCGATCCATGCGCAGGGGCAGGCCCGCAAGATCGGCCATCGCGGCACGGCGGGCGGCGCGCGATCGGCGGTTGGCGCGGCGGCGATCCTGGCGCATGAGATCAAGAACCCGCTGTCGGGCATTCGCGGCGCGGCGCAGTTGCTGGAGACGAGCAATGGCGGCAGCGATGCCGCGCTGACCCAGCTCATCTGCAACGAGGTAGACCGGATCGCCGCGCTGATCGACCGGATGCAGGATTTCACGACCGACCGCACGCTGGAATGCGGCCCCGGCAACATTTATCCGTTGATCGATCGCGCATCACATATTGCGGCGGCAGGCTTTGCCAAGAATGTAAAAATTATAAAGCGTTATGATCCATCCCTGCCATTCGCGATCATCAACGACGATGCGCTGGTGCAGGTGATGATTAACCTGCTGAAGAATGCGGCGGAAGCGCTTGAGCATGTCGAGCACCCCTGCATTCGCGTCGAGACGGCTTTCCGGCATGGCATGTCGGTGCTGGTCGGCGATCGCAAGGGCAGCGCCGTGCTGCCGATCGAGATCGTGGTGATCGACAATGGGCCGGGCGTGCCCGAACATATTCTGGACCACCTCTTCAACCCGTTCATCACGGGCAAGCGGGACGGGCAGGGGCTCGGCCTGGCACTGGTAGACAAGTTGGTGAGGGACATGAGCGGTTTCGTGCAATATTCCCGCGATCAGGAAGCCGGGGAATCCACCTTCCGCATCCTGCTGCCGATGGGAATGGGCTGA
- the ntrC gene encoding nitrogen regulation protein NR(I), whose protein sequence is MAATGTVLVVDDDPAICVVVGEALRRQGHKVKIAGSIRERTALMESFSPDILITDVMLPDGDGLDGVAEIIERKPDLNVIILSAQNTLNTAIRATEKGAFEYLPKPFDLNELTRAVADSLGHRSGGADASEQGLPHDGLPLVGRSPAMQEVYRTIARVLSNDLSILVLGESGTGKELVAEAIHSLGQRRTRPFVAINMAAIPRELIEAELFGYEKGAFTGAQARTAGKFEQAQGGTLFLDEIGDMPMEAQTRLLRVLQSGEVTTVGGSKPVRVDVRIIAATNKDLPRLIEENRFRQDLYYRLNVVPVSLPPLRERREDVILLARHFLDRAAQDGLPRKALAEDAAQLLMAYHWPGNVRELQNIMQRLAVLSRENVIAADMLRHALPLDAVPADHAAPAGQLAQAVREWTKRQLGVGLGQANPQLHDNLLAVIEPILLQETLASVDGNQIRAAGLLGINRNTLRKKLTDYGLDPLQLRLSD, encoded by the coding sequence ATGGCCGCAACGGGTACGGTCCTGGTCGTCGATGATGATCCCGCCATCTGCGTGGTCGTGGGGGAAGCTCTGCGGCGCCAGGGGCACAAGGTGAAGATCGCCGGATCGATCCGCGAGCGCACGGCGTTGATGGAGAGTTTTTCGCCCGACATTCTGATCACCGACGTCATGCTGCCGGACGGCGATGGACTGGATGGCGTGGCGGAGATTATCGAGCGCAAGCCCGACCTGAATGTTATCATTCTTTCCGCACAGAACACCCTGAACACTGCGATCCGGGCGACCGAGAAGGGGGCGTTCGAATATCTACCAAAGCCGTTCGATCTCAATGAGTTGACGCGCGCTGTTGCGGACTCCTTGGGGCATCGATCGGGCGGGGCGGACGCGAGCGAGCAAGGATTGCCGCATGACGGCCTGCCGCTGGTCGGTCGCTCGCCTGCGATGCAGGAAGTCTATCGCACCATCGCCAGGGTTCTTTCCAACGATCTCAGCATATTGGTGCTGGGCGAGTCGGGAACGGGCAAGGAGCTGGTGGCCGAAGCCATCCATAGCCTGGGCCAGCGACGCACCCGTCCCTTCGTCGCGATCAACATGGCGGCCATTCCGCGCGAACTGATCGAAGCGGAACTGTTCGGCTATGAAAAGGGCGCCTTTACCGGCGCGCAGGCGCGGACCGCCGGCAAGTTCGAACAGGCGCAGGGCGGCACCCTGTTCCTCGATGAAATCGGCGACATGCCGATGGAGGCGCAGACAAGGCTGCTGCGCGTGCTCCAGTCGGGCGAAGTGACCACGGTCGGCGGGTCGAAGCCGGTCCGCGTCGATGTCCGCATCATCGCCGCCACCAACAAGGATCTGCCGCGACTGATCGAGGAAAACCGGTTCCGTCAGGACCTCTATTATCGGCTCAATGTCGTGCCGGTGTCGCTGCCGCCTTTGCGCGAACGGCGCGAGGACGTGATCTTGCTGGCCCGCCATTTCCTGGATCGGGCGGCACAGGACGGCTTGCCGCGCAAGGCCCTGGCCGAGGACGCCGCGCAGCTGCTGATGGCCTATCATTGGCCCGGCAATGTGCGCGAGTTGCAGAATATCATGCAGCGGCTTGCCGTGCTGAGCCGCGAGAATGTGATCGCGGCGGACATGCTGCGGCATGCGCTGCCGCTGGATGCCGTGCCAGCCGATCATGCCGCGCCCGCAGGGCAGCTTGCGCAGGCCGTGCGGGAATGGACCAAGCGGCAACTGGGCGTCGGGCTTGGACAGGCCAATCCCCAGTTGCACGATAATCTGCTGGCGGTGATCGAGCCGATCCTGTTGCAGGAAACGCTGGCCAGCGTCGACGGCAACCAGATCCGCGCCGCCGGCCTGCTAGGGATAAATCGCAACACGCTGCGCAAGAAGCTGACCGACTATGGCCTCGACCCACTGCAATTGCGCCTGAGCGATTAG